The DNA region TATCAAGGACAGGAACGCGCCCGAAATCACGATCTCCCATGAACCGGAGCTTCTTGACACTGGAGGCGGATTGGCAAAGGCATTGCCCTATTTTAAGGGCGAGCCTTTCTTTGTTTTAAATGCGGATATTTGGTGGCAGAATGCTGACCATTCCGCCTTACACCAACTGGATGAAGTGTGGAATTCCGATACAATGGACGCGTTGCTTCTGCTCGTACCGCGGGAGAAAGCCATCGGATACACCGGACCGGGAGACTATTTTTTAAACCCCGATGGACGTGCATCCTATCGTGGTGAGGAGCCAAGAGCGCCTTATGTCTTTTCAGGGATTCGAATCATTCATCCCCGCCTTTTAGCGCATGAAAAGGTACACCCGTTTTCCATAGTCCCTTTCTTTCATAAAGCAGAAAAAGAGGGTCGCCTTTATGGTTTGGTCTTTGAAGGCAATTGGGGTGATATGGGGACGTTGGAGAGTCTGAAAGAGATTACTGAGGTTGCGGGATGAAAGGCCTTTACGCAATTCCGCTGGGGAATTCATTCGTAGAAGCGCTTGTTCAAGGCTTAATTACCAAGACAGAAGAAGATCCCCTCAGTCTCGCACGACATCTCGTGATTCTACCAACCCGTCGTGGATGTCTCGCCTTACAGGAGGCCTTTTTAAAAGCAACTCCATCCGGATGCTGCATATTGCCGCGCATATTGGCCTTAGCCGATATTGAAGATGGTGGTGAACTCCCAGGGTATACACCCCTTGAGAATCTTCTCCCCGCGATGCCAACCTGGCAGCGATTGGGGTTGTTGAGCCAGTTGGTGCTGGCTTTTGAAAAACAAAAAGAGGGAGGCGTATTAAATCCCGCAGGTGCTGTGCGCCTTGCCCAAGAGCTAATGCGCCTTGTGGATGAAGTTGAAACATCCGGCCTTCATTTAAATGATTTGAAAACTCTTGTCGGCGCAGATTATGCTGCTCACTGGCAGTTAACCCTCGACTTCTTAAAGATTCTGACGGACCTTTGGCCTCCCATTATGGAGCAAGCTGGTTTCATGGAGCCGGCAGCTCGCAAAAGACTCATTCTTGATCAAATTGCCACCCATTGGCAACCAACTTATCCTGTTATTTTGGCAGGTACCACGGGAACGCGTCCCTCGACAGCGCGACTTGCCAAGAGCATATTGAATTTTGAGCAAGGGTGTGTTGTATTACCGGGCGTGGATCGATCTCTTTCACCAGTAGAAAGACAATCCCTCCCCCCAACCCATCCTCAGTATACGCTGAATCAACTCATTCAGCAGTTAGGAACGCCTGAGATTTGGCCAGTTTGTTTAGAGGAAGCTTCAAATCGATCGGTCCTTATTTCAAAAGCAATGATCACATCTCCTCAAGAGGATTGGTCCATTTCCCCAGAAATGGGGGATGAATTTTTATCAAATGTCCAAGCCATGGAAGCCCCTTCAATTTTAGAAGAAGCCCGTCAAATTGCTCTCATCATGCGCTATGAACTGGAGGATCCCGAACAAGTGATTGCGCTTGTGACACCCGATGTTGAGTTGGGACGACGCGTTCGATCTGAATTGGGACGATGGGGATGTCATGCCAACTTATCCAGTGGTTTGCCTCTCTCACAATCTCTTGTCGGTAGATTTCTCCTTTTAAGCAGCCTATTGACCCAAGAGATGAGCTCGGCTGAACTCCTCGCCCTTCTGAAACATCCTCTTTTTGCAAAAGGGGGCGATCGCCTGCTGCATCTTCGAGCAACAAGACGCTTTGAGATTGACGTCTTGCGTAAACTTGCCCCCCTCAACATACAAACGTTGCCCTTTCCAGGACACGAGATGTGCAGCCCCTTGCTCGCCTTGAATGATGGAAAACTTCACTCATTTTCTGAATATTTGACAGCACATGCAACAGTAGCCCAAGCACTCGTAGGGTCCGTTGAGGGGGGTGAGTCCATATTATGGGGAGAAGAGGATGGCCAAAATGCATCCTCATTATGGGAGGCACTCAAAGAACATGCGGATAACTTTGTACCCCTCACAGCCCGGGATTATCCCCCTTTGTTGCGCCATTTGATGGCTCAAGAAGTTGTACGTGATGTTGAGGGTATTGGATCCCGTCTCTTGATTCTAGGCGCCCTGGAAGCGCGTTTGCTTCAAGCGGATGTCGTTATTTTAGGAGGCTTGAACGAAGGGACATGGCCTGGGGTCACAGAGGATGACCCTTGGCTCAGTAGGTTCATGCGGGAAAGTTTTGGGCTCCCGCCATTGGAGCGTAAAATAGGCCTGTCCGCCCATGATTTTTCAACAGCCATGACAACACCAAAAGTCTATATGACACGTTCTTTAAAACGAGATGGCGCGCCCACACTACCCAGTCGTTGGTGGCAACGCTTGTCGGCTTTATTAGCAACGGGGGGCCATGAACTCACTAGTGATCCATCGCACCCTTGGGGGACTTGGTCTGACCAGTTGGATCAACCCCAAAATCGCATTACCTTCACACCACCTGCACCCTGCCCTCCCTTAACTGCACGCCCGAGAAAATTATCGGTCACCGCTGTGGAAACGCTCCTGAGAGACCCTTACAGCATTTATGCAAAAACCATTTTGAATTTGCGGCCTATAGACCCGTTAGATGTGGATTTATCCATGGTGGAACGAGGACAAGCCATCCATCAAGTGTTGGATCAGTTTGTCCAATCCGGTGTTGATCCCGCATCACCAGAAGCAATGACCACCCTTGAATCCTTAGGACGAGAAGCATTTGGAGACTTATTGGCGGATCCTCGCGCAAAAGCTTTCTGGTGGCCCCGTTTCATGAGAATGGGTGCCTGGTTTTTAGACCAATTGATGAAAGAACAACCGTATATTCAAGAAATTAAAACGGAAATTGACGGGAAAATCGATATCCCCACAGCCAATGGGCCAATTGTGCTGACCGCAAAAGCGGATCGGATTGACATCATGTCCTCAGGCATGGCCCAAATCATTGACTATAAAACGGGAATGGTGCCAAGCAAAAAATCTGTGACACAAGGAACAGCGCCTCAACTTACCCTGGAAGGCGTCATTCTGTCGGTAGGAGGATTTGCTCAAATTGCGCCATTGCCTGTGGAAAAATTAAGCTATTGGGGGATGACGGGGGGCACACCCCCAGGAGAGATCACAAGCTTTGAGAATCCGGAAGAATTATTAACAAATGCAGAGCGGGGAGTGCGCCGGCTGTTCGAAGCTTTCTTTGGTCGCCAAACACCCTTCCATGCATGCCCTGATCCTTACAATGCGCCTGTCTATCACGATTATGCTCACCTAGAGCGCTTGAAAGAGTGGGGATAGATAAAAGAGGCTGGTTCGATAAATCGGCCAGCCTCCCGTGTTTAGAATGCAGCGTCTTTATTATATTTCTTCTGAAGGAGGTTTTTTATCCTCAAGTTGCTTATCCTCAGGTTTCTTATCCTCAATTGCTAATGGTTTAGCTCTTTCAGAAGGCCCTGCACACCATCCCCAAAGTGCTTCGATCCCTTTAGCTAAAAGATATACACCTGCCCCAGCGGCAGCTACTTTGACAGCAGCCCTTGCAACATTTACGTCTCTGCCATCTTTTTTATCTTGATGAATCGAATGGGCAGTAACTGCTGCAGCCGCAAGTAAGACTGAGGACCCAATTGCCCTTTCTGAAGGAGTAGCTTCTTGCAATAACCGAACAGCACCATGACCTATTTCTTTACAAATTGTCATGCCTGTATCACCCGCGCCTACAATATCAGAAATGAGCTGTCCAATGGTCATCGGGTTGTTTTGTGAGTATGCTAACATCGTATCAAGCTTATTCCCAATTTGGCCCGGAAGTCTGTGGTCAAATAAAGCCCCT from Alphaproteobacteria bacterium includes:
- the addB gene encoding double-strand break repair protein AddB; the encoded protein is MKGLYAIPLGNSFVEALVQGLITKTEEDPLSLARHLVILPTRRGCLALQEAFLKATPSGCCILPRILALADIEDGGELPGYTPLENLLPAMPTWQRLGLLSQLVLAFEKQKEGGVLNPAGAVRLAQELMRLVDEVETSGLHLNDLKTLVGADYAAHWQLTLDFLKILTDLWPPIMEQAGFMEPAARKRLILDQIATHWQPTYPVILAGTTGTRPSTARLAKSILNFEQGCVVLPGVDRSLSPVERQSLPPTHPQYTLNQLIQQLGTPEIWPVCLEEASNRSVLISKAMITSPQEDWSISPEMGDEFLSNVQAMEAPSILEEARQIALIMRYELEDPEQVIALVTPDVELGRRVRSELGRWGCHANLSSGLPLSQSLVGRFLLLSSLLTQEMSSAELLALLKHPLFAKGGDRLLHLRATRRFEIDVLRKLAPLNIQTLPFPGHEMCSPLLALNDGKLHSFSEYLTAHATVAQALVGSVEGGESILWGEEDGQNASSLWEALKEHADNFVPLTARDYPPLLRHLMAQEVVRDVEGIGSRLLILGALEARLLQADVVILGGLNEGTWPGVTEDDPWLSRFMRESFGLPPLERKIGLSAHDFSTAMTTPKVYMTRSLKRDGAPTLPSRWWQRLSALLATGGHELTSDPSHPWGTWSDQLDQPQNRITFTPPAPCPPLTARPRKLSVTAVETLLRDPYSIYAKTILNLRPIDPLDVDLSMVERGQAIHQVLDQFVQSGVDPASPEAMTTLESLGREAFGDLLADPRAKAFWWPRFMRMGAWFLDQLMKEQPYIQEIKTEIDGKIDIPTANGPIVLTAKADRIDIMSSGMAQIIDYKTGMVPSKKSVTQGTAPQLTLEGVILSVGGFAQIAPLPVEKLSYWGMTGGTPPGEITSFENPEELLTNAERGVRRLFEAFFGRQTPFHACPDPYNAPVYHDYAHLERLKEWG
- a CDS encoding nucleotidyltransferase family protein codes for the protein MITQAMILAAGIGKRLRPLTDTTPKPLIPIGDTTMLDLALDQVVAVGVTRCVVNTHHLADQIVAHIKDRNAPEITISHEPELLDTGGGLAKALPYFKGEPFFVLNADIWWQNADHSALHQLDEVWNSDTMDALLLLVPREKAIGYTGPGDYFLNPDGRASYRGEEPRAPYVFSGIRIIHPRLLAHEKVHPFSIVPFFHKAEKEGRLYGLVFEGNWGDMGTLESLKEITEVAG